From the Aspergillus puulaauensis MK2 DNA, chromosome 1, nearly complete sequence genome, the window CGCGGTCGAAGTCGATTAGCTGCTGGGCGATTGTGTGGCGTTCGAGATGGTATGTGTCGAGGATTGGGTCTACCTTGGAAGATTCAATTGCGCCGGGTGTGAGGCCGTGGATGGAGTAGATGAGTTTCCAGGCGAGGTTGTACGAGTCCATCATGGAGACGTTCATTCCTTGGCCAGCCTGTCAAGTTAGCTTCTCTGTGCAGTTTTCCCGGGGTAAGCAAATATGTACCTTAGGACTATGCGTGTGGCATGCATCACCGGCAATGAAGACGCGGTTTATACCCTTAGAATCCTTCACCGTGAACTGGTCAGACACCCGCTGTCCGATCTGATACGCCGCCCACCAATCCACCGCGCCGTCCTGCTTAGGCCGGATATAGTACGGTTTGAATGCATCGGCAGCATGCTGAAAGATGCTCTCTAGTGTAACCCCGGCTCTGCGCGCCTTCGCACCCTCCTTCGCGTCGCGATCATCCCCAGCCTCAATTTCAATCTCAGGAACCTGAACATATAACCGGGTCAGATAGTCGCCAGTCGCAATCCTCTCGCGTGGAATAACCATGACAGACCCCGCAGGCGAATGGATCGCAGTCCGCCGCCGAATATCGGGAAAGTCAGTGTCAATGACCAAATCCACAACGCCCCAGATATGATCTAGCGACTCGCCCTCAAGACTAAGACCCATGCACCGACGAACATTCGAATGCGCACCATCCGCGCCAACGATGTACTTCGAGCGCACCGTCCTCCTCACGTTCTTCCCCTGTGCCTCCTGAACCTCGATCTCCGCCACAACGGGAAACtcgccatccccctcctcatcgaTCCTCACATCAACCAGCTTCGTATTCCTTTGCACGCCGCGCTTCGAATAGCGTAACAAGTCGGTCTCCAGAATCCGCTCAATCCTCCCCTGATGAATCGTAACCTCATGTTGAAACCGCGCAGGCACACTAACATCCGGCACGATCGAAGTCCGCTCAATCACCTCCCCCTCCGTTTTCCCCGTGGGATTCCAAAACGCCACTTCCTCCATATGACACCCATCATTGAGGATCTCGTCCGCAAGACCTAGCGATTTCAAGACCTCGAGTGTGCGCGGCTGTAGACCGTCTGCCTGTCCGGATTTCAATGTACCGGGTTTTGCGTCCACGCAGAGGAGCGAGTCGTCGTTTAGGCCGTACCGCGCGAGCAGGAGGTTGAGCATCAGTCCGGCCGGaccggcgccgacgatgacgactTCATATTTCTCTTGCGCTTGTGATTCCTCTTGTTGGGGAGCTTGAGAAGCAGCCGGAGATTTTGTGAAGGTGGGGGAAAGGCGGGGCAGAGGGGGTGCAAAGGAGGGGAGCACGCGGAGTTCGCGCGACGAGGCGGAGAATTCTGTGAAGACGGGCATTCGAGCGATGGGACACTTGAGACAGGTCCCTGATGattaagaagaagaaaagatagGAGGTAAGAAATCTGGTCCGTATACTGGGAGCAATTGAGTCTGGAAGACTGATATAGGATGGTTGCTGTGAATGGAGAAGTCCCCACTTTGATTTtgataataattattaagagaTGACTGATTCCACGTCCAGAACATCAACGTCGCGTTATGTCCATTCTGGGGGAAATCGCATGTTCATTTAGGGAGAGATTCCCCGACGGGGCTCCCTAACTGCTGCAGGGGTACGGAATTGGCCCAACTTACTCGTGCATGGTGCATGCGCAGAACCAAAAGTCATTATTAACATCTCGACCATCATAATTCATCGGGTATTGAGTTGGTGCCCTACTAGGTACAGGTATCAttcgcaaaaaaaaaaatcactGTTGGTAATGCATAAACTACAATCTATCCTCTTCAACCCGCCTTAGACATCTACGAACACCCGGTCCGTGCAAGGGTCTGTCCCGGGTCTTAAGACTATCATTATAGGTGAAGCCTGCTTCAATGGCTTGCGAAGTATCTCACTGGTCAATCGCCATGCCGCTTCCATGCACAACGCATAAGCACTGAATGCGGAATCTGGATCCGAATCTTACGCTATTTATATGGTTGGCTGAGCTATCTTCGCAAATGACGATCAATTCCTGGGGTGCTGTTCAGTCGAAGCACTGGAGATTCGCGGATATACGGAAATGCCCAGCTTCCCAATCACATCAAAGACTTAAATTCGGTGGAACAATACCTACGGAGTAATAACGTACCCTGGTATAGGTATCAGTGCTCACTCGTACGCCACTTACATGGTAAAAAGGTCCTCTATAAGATCTcaggtgttgaagaagacaaaagAACGTTGATACACCAAAATCCAACACGGGAATGCCCATGAGTAATGATGCTGCGACCGGTAGAGCTCTTTGGAACTGTCATCAATCAATTGTAAGTTAATACTTTGCGCAGTCATGGTCTGTCTGTGGCGGGATCTCGCTGTCTCCTCGCAACAATAACCAATCAGGGagaagctaataaatacCCCCAAGGCCACGCTGGCCAGGGCCGGGCCCTTCGGAAATCGCTCTTGGGTCTCTGGCCATTGGCAAGCGTATGGTAACACTGGTTTAGGAGTGGGCTTTTCCAAATAAGCAATAAGCGCGTAATCATCCTCCCCGAGGGACTTCGCACCCCGCGTCAGCAGCCTTGGCCACCCAGAGGATTGGGGGATTCCCGATGGCTGTTTCATTGGATCCCAGATTGCTGACGAAACCGATAGAGGTTCCAGTTCCGGTTTGAATTTGGAACCCTTTGGGGAGATTCGATTGTCAATGTTCGTCACCATTGTTCCATCTTCATAATCGATGCCTTATGCTGGGGTTTATCCGGTGGCTCGGCAGGATTCCGCGCTTCGAAACCAGAGTTTACTCAGACTGGTTTTCGTTGACCATGGCCTGCCGAGGTAAACGGCGGCTTTGGCTGTACATGCTTACGTCTGACAGGTCTGGGTCTCTCACCGGTCTGTCGGAACGGTCATGCTAAGTAGGCAGGAATCTGCATGCCCTCGCCTTGACCACGAACAGAGACCTCAGTTATAACAAGTCGGGAAATATCGTGTAACAGCAACGTTAGCACATTCTCGTTCTTGCGACCCCTCATTTCTTGTCATGTTCGCAGCCTCTGACTGGCCAGTGAGGACTCAGAACATCTTGCTTTCTCCAGTGAAGAGCGTTCAGCTCGTGTTTCCCCGCAATAGAGGCGAGGGGGGATTGCTATCTCGTTTTGGTACCGAGGACGAGGGTCCACTCTCTAGGCCGGCGGCCCCAGCGCAGCTCCCAATTATCAACGCTCAAAACGTTTCATGTCAGTTGTGACAATGCGCCATTATTCCGCATGTATAGTACAGCTGTGGATCTTGAATCCCGCCCAATTCAAGCTCAACAGTCAAGGCGCGGGTTTTCTCGGGGGGATTCGTAAAATGTGGCGGGGAGGAAACAAGAGCCGATTCTATACGCCATTCCCGGGAAAGTCGGAGTCTCCGCATTTCTTACCTGgtcgagagtcgagagtcTCGAGACTGACGCTAGTTCGGTCAATTTTTTTGGGACCAGGGAATTTGCGTAGATCATCGGGGAGGAGCTTTTGTCGGGGTTAAACTTTCCACCGCACTGCCTCTCCTGGCGCTCTCTCCACTCTGGTTATTTAACGTAAGTAGTTCTGCTTTGAATACCCGTTTGGCGAGATTTGTGAAGTTTTGTTATTTCCACCAGGATACCCAACATGATGAGACGTTTATCGCGAGCTTTGGGCCGAAGCTCGCCTGAGCAAAAGGTTGAGAAGGTTGCTACCCAAGCCAATGGCGCCTCCGAACATCATGGTGTAACCAACGGTGTGGCAGCTAAGGCGGAAGAACCCGAGCCCTGGCTCGTTGAGGAACGCTCTATCGATGCATCCCGACCCATGCGGGTAGTGGTTATTGGTTCTGGAATCTCAGGCATAATTTCTTcaattcgtcttcgtcaaaGGATTGACAAGCTGGATCTCCAAGTATACGAGAAAAATGCGGATATTGGAGGTACCTGGCTTGAGAACAGATACCCGGGCTGTGCTTGTGGtgagtatatatatcttctgTATAAGAGCTGTTCACCGTTTCGTGGTCACTAATAGTGTACTGTAGACATCCCTGCCCACACATATCAAGCCACATTTGAACCGAACAAGGAGTGGTCAACGTTCTATGCTGCGGCGCCAGAAATTCACAAGTACTGGAAAGGTGTGTCGGAGAAATATGGCTGCGAAAAACACATCAAGTTTAAGCACCAAGTTGTTTCGGCAACATGGGATGGTGTGCGAAGCAAGTGGACATTGAAGGTGACATAGTCTGCACGCTCGGTCATGTATATGATTCTAACACCTTGGTGTCCAGGTGAAAAACATCGACAACGACGAAATTGTTGAGGACCAATGCGATGTCGTAGTGTCCGCTAGCGGTGCACTGAACGAATGGAAATGGCCCACCATTCCCGGCCTTCATGACTTCAAAGGGAAGTTGATGCACAGTGCCAACTGGGATGAGAGCTACGACTACAGTGTGAGTGCAACAGGGACAGGAATATTACCCAAACACTAATCATCTGGATAGGGTAAAAGGGTTGCCGTCATTGGGAACGGATCCAGTGGAATCCAGATCGTCCCTGGGATGCTGCCAAAGGTGACACACCTGGACCACTATATCAGAGGCCGCACCTGGCTCTCCCCTACCTTTGCGCGTGAGCAAGTCGACAAGCGCAATTCGGAGCTCGAAAATTGTAAGACCACCGACTGCGACTAGATGACAACTGCTGACAATACCAGTCTCCTTTACTcctgaggagattgagactTTTAAGAAAGATCATTCAGCATACCAGAAGTTTCGAAAGGGTCAGCAAGCATTGAAGCTACCAATTCCAACGGCTGCTAACTGCTTGCAGAAATTGAGACTGAACTGCAGTCTGTTCATGGCTGTACCCTGGTTGGATCGCCAGAACAACTGGGTGCGACGGCTTTCTTTACGGAGAATATGAAGCGTCGGCTGCGAAACAAGCCAGAACTCGTCGAGGAGCTGCTTCCATCATTTGCACCGGCCTGTCGTCGATTGACTCCTGGGCCTGGATACCTTGAGGCTCTCACCGACGATAAGGTCGACATCATATCATCTCCCATTCTCAagattgttgaagatggtgtGGTTACAGAGGACGGAAAACATCATCCAACGGATGTCCTCGTTTGCGCCACCGGCTTCAATACCACTTTTACGCCAAGATTCCCCATTATTGGCAAAGATGGGCTGTCTTTGGCAAAGCGATGGGAGGAGACGCCAGAGAACTATCTTTCCCTCGCGGTAGATGGGTTTCCCAATTACTTTATCTGCTTGGGCCCCAACGCAGCGCTGGGTGAAGGAAACCTGCTTCTCCTGATCGAAAACGGGATCGATTATATCACACGTTGTGTTGAAAAGATGCAACGAGACAACATCCGAACTATAGATGTGCAAAAGAAGGCTGTGGCGCAGTTCAGACGGCACTGCGACCAGTACTTCTCACGGACAGTGTTTGGTATGGAATGTCGCAGCTGGTACAAGGGGGGAGAATCAAACGGGAGAGTTGTGGCATTGTGGCCCGGTAAGTCGATCAATGTCCAATCGTAACTTGATGACGGTAACTGACAAGCGGAAAAGGCTCCTCTCTTCACGCGATGAAAGTCCTTAGCTCTCCTCGGTGGGAAGACTACACTTACGAGTACGTCAACGACAATCCCAACGGTTGGATTGGCGACGGCTGGGTAGAGGACGAGAGGAACAAGATCATCAAGGTTGATTATCTGGATGATGACAGGATTGACTTTCCCACAACAGTAATTGATAGGGAGAGCCTTGTCAAAGGGAATAAGGGATGAATCGGGTGGCGCACTGAGCACACTGTTTTCTGCTGTTTTCATTATAAGCGATTGTATGGATTAAACACTCCGACACCTACCTTCTAGAATTCCGATCTCGCAGAATGAAGACAAATCCCAGCCCGGAGACGGTAAAGGCATCCAAGAGAGTTGAAGAACTACCTAACCAGGAATTGATAGAGCCGGAATTGTGTTGGTCTTGCTCGAATCAGCCATCGGTGTACCTCAATTACATAATAGAGCACTCTCCAGTTATAAATCCGGTAATTTACCTGACCGGCGGGTACCGGGAGCTCGTTCTCCGCAGAAAAGCTCCAAGCAAGTACGAGCGactccacctccacccccccAAATTTACCATGCGTTACCAGCTCCGATGAATAATATTAACACAGCGTCTTTGTCCCATGACTGGCTTCTTTTTCCATCTCCGTCAAATTGGAGTGTTGGACGAAGTACTGAGCTCTTTTGAATCGCCACTAATCCGGTAGCCTGGTACTAACAAAAGGGCAGGTCCCATGGGACTGCTGGATACCACCACCGTGACAGGCTgagagcttcctcttcccctccccgCCCTCACTGACTCGATCGGACTGGGATCTCACTTTCATTTATCTCCCCTCGCGAGTCCCCCTTCTTTACCCCAGACTTTCCTCCCCCCTCGAGCTCCTCCCCGATGCATCCCAGATCCTCGAAATGAAGCCAACCAAGCATTTTTGCTGCACCATTTGCCAGCGGGGTTTCACACGTATTGATCATCTGAAGCGACACCACTTACGTCGTATGTGGCTGCCCTAGACCTCGTCTTGGGTTCTCTCGCTCCATATCCTCGCAGTCGCTAACCCAGGTTGTTCCCCGCAGACTCCGGCTTGAAGCCGTATTCTTGTGTCTTTTGCAGCGAATCCTTTGCCCGCTGGTGTGTATTTGTTAGGCCTGTACGTTCTTGAAATTTTCAATGGTTGCTGATGACGGATATAGTGATAACCTGCGTGATCACTACGCAGACTGTGCCAAACGTGGCGACCAGGAAATTCCCGAGACAGGCCAGCGAGGTAGGAGACGACATGCATGCCAATCAGTATGTTCGCCTCTCGTAACTCAATCCATTGGTTAACCTTTATTGCAGTGTACTTCGATGAAACTCCGCTGTGATGGACAAACTCCATGCGGATCTTGCGTCAAGAGACATCTTGAGTGCATTCAAGATCGCAAGGCGACGACTGCTAGTCCGGGGGCCGTATCAGGTATGAGTGCTTAGCAGTGTCACGCGAACCATGCCTAACAAAAGTAGACACGTCTTCCATGAAGCACGAAGACTATGATCGACCTTCAGATAGAGGTTCTATCAAGTTCCTCCTCAATGGTGGTACCGACAGTTTCACAGAGGACTTCCTCCTCCCGCCGCGGAGTGATAGGACCCGGGGCCTTGagtaccaccaccagaaagaagaagctgagACTGCGGAGAGCTCAATGCTGGCGTTGGAATCAAAGGGAGACCTAGCAGAATTTGCACCAACTTCGTTCACCGATTTCGATACAAACGGCCTCTCTTTTTTCCAGGATACTtttcttgacttcttcaacGGGCCTTTCGGGGACGCTCACAAATCAACGGTCGATCCATATAGTGGAGGAATGATGGACTACTCGCCAGCTATTCCCATGAGCCATGACCCGAACTTGGCATTTTCTGGGCAacaacagctccagcccgAAAAGCCATATGCGACTGCCTTAATCCAAGCTATTCTGTCACGATCCTGGTCCGTGCCGCTTGATGCAAAGGTACACGaggagatatcaacaaaTCTCACTTTCCTACTGACAACCACGCGCATTCGGAAATTTGTGGCTCTTTATTTCAAGTACTGGCATGCAAACTGCACGATAATCCACGTCCCGTCTTTCGATCCTGATACCGTTGCATTGCCTCTCCTCACATCCGTTGTATTTATGGGCGCGATGTACACGACGGATGAGCGAGAACGATACGCAGCAAAAAGACTACTTGATTTTGCAGAGCTCTACGTTTTCTCTAGCGACATTTTCTCATGTGAATACGAAGTAGCTGCGACTATCTGCGGCAGTCGAAATATTGACAACGAAACCCATGACTGGCCTCAATTTCAAAATTTCCAGGCTGGGTTTCTAATGGTGGTCGCGCAATATTGGGCTGGGGGCTCAGTATCGAGCAGTCGCGCTATGGAGAATCGGTTTAGTGAAGTCGTCAAAGTATGATGGTCCGAACCCGCACATGGAATGGCTGAGAATAACAAAAATTATAGGTTGCACGTCGAATAGGCCTAGTGAGGTTTAAACATACCCCAGAAGATGGTGTGGATGAAACAATGTGGATTCAGAATGAATGTCGCATCCGGTAAGCTTGTCTGCATCCTTTCGGCGAAATGTTGCTAAGCGTCCCCAGTAATATGAATATTGTTTCCCTTCTTGATTGTGCCTTTTCGTTCTATCAGAATTATCCTTGTCGCCTTTCTCACACAGAATTGGGCTGGGATTTTGCTTGTTTTGACTCGGTTTTCGCCTCCGAGCATCCATTTGCAGAACCAAATTTCCAAGTCTCACGGGGAATCGCCATTCGCGACGCATTCCATGCACTATTTGAAGATGCCAGCGGACAAGGCTCTCCTGTTCCCttgccttcttcaaatccCATTTCAAGTCTGACGGTATTCGACATGTTTGTTTTAATTCATGGTAggctctccctccctccactTTCTATTAACCACGCTGATTTAATTTAGTACTTTACGCCTTTATCAACACGCACATGACTTGTCTAGCGCCTCTTATTCGAACAAAACCTTCTGTTTCTGCGACGAGTTCAGGGAAGAGGCGACAATCTGTTATTCAGAACGACCCGACTTTGACACCCATCCGTACGGCATTAACGCGGTGGCGGGATCATTGGTTAACACTCCGCAACACCATATCTAGTCATGAATGGGCTTCTATGGGTTTCTTCAAAAATGGATATAATTTCTGGCTTGTCTCTCACCTTTTGACCACCAAGAAAGAAAGCGTGGATGTCGTCATGAAGATGGAAGTACGGTGCGAGGATAAGCTGGAGAAACTCAAAGTTCTCCTGAAAGATGAGAATGATTAATGATGACTACGATTTCTTATCTTCTCAAGACCTTTTGGTATTCTTTGGCTATTTCTACTTTATTCGGGAGCGCTGGGTGTATTATAGAGGCAAGAGGACTATGTATGGATATCATAGACTACAATCAGGCGTTTAGCACAGGCAACATCGGTATCCTGGTCATTTCATTCATTCATTAACCCTTACTCTAAGCATATCCAAGCGACCAGAAATTCTCAATATTCTTCCTGGTATCCTCATCCACATATGCTGGAGGCTCGGCAAATGTCACATGTTCCCCGTGCAGTTCCGCAATCTTACCTGTCAGCGAAGGATCACTCACAAACTGCTCAGCAGCTCTCTGTGCAGTCGACATTGGAGTTAGGATCATAGTCTTGAACAAGTCTGAGCTCGGAGCAATATTCGTTTCTGCGTTCCCATTAACTTCTATGGTTCCATCCACTAATGGACAAGAAACTCACCAATAACTGCCGGAGCGAACCCATTGAATTGAATCTGCTCCCTCTCCAATGGCCTCGCCAACGACCTCACCAACCCGACAACAGCGTGCTTCGAGGCAGAATACAACGGGGCCATGGGGAAGGGGTATACACCTGCATTCGACGCAGTGCAGATAACACTGCCCTTTGAGCCATTGACAGCCTCATTCTTTGAGATATAGTGAAGGGCTAGTTTAACACCTTCACACGAAAGACGCAGTTAGCcacttcatcctcctctcatCTGAATTTGCTCTCCCGCAATCCAAGTAGGCCAGTAACAAGGGGAGACATTGAGCGGACATACTATACAAAACACCCACAAAATTAACATCGATCGTCGTCAGCTCCGGTTTCGTCAACTTCCCGTCCTTCTCCGGCAGGAGAGATCCCTTCTCCGTGATCCCCGCATTGGCAAAGACAACATCCACGCGGCCTTGCCGGGAAATAACGTTTTCGAACGCCGCAGCCTGGCTCTCCCAGCTGGAAACGTCGACTCtctcgaagctgaagccgCATGAGGGGAACTCGGAGCGTAGCTGCTCAAGAGTGGTCGCACCCGTCGTCGCATTGATGTCGAAGATCGTGATGTGGGTGTTCGGCTGCGGGGCGAACTGGCGGGTGATTCCCAGTCCTATACCTGAGGCGCCACCTTAACGGGTTCGTTGGAATGTTAGTTGGATGATGGGTGAGGGAGAGTTATGATGTCCGTACCGGTTACGATGATACTTCGCTTGGGAGACATTGTGGTTGATCTGATCCTGATGGTGATAGTGGCACTTCTTTTGGTGACTGCACGCCGGTTGTTTGAACTTCAGTTCCGTTATGTACGGACACAGAGGATGAATTGTGCGGAAGTTTCCCGATCGCCCCTCTCTGCAATGCACGATGTGGGATGGGGGAATCCCGaatttggagttggaggacggTTGAAGGATGACGGATTATGGGGTCGGGACGACGCGTGGTTGGTTCAGCAGATTTTCAACAAGGATTCTGGATGAGTCGTTCGCTTCTTTTGAGTTTTGACCGAGTTCAATTTCCCGTCACTCCCTCCATTTTATTGGGTCTGTGGGGGTTATATCTCGAGTAGTCCGGGGAGATGAGGGCTTGTTCTGGGTCCGGTGGATTCGAGTGCCCACGTCCTTGGGTCCGGTGAGTCCTGCGAGTCAGTTGTGGCAAACAGCAATTAACGAGGTCAGCAGGAGGACTCGTCGTCAAGGTAAGCGAGCGTATTGGAGCTTCTGGAAATGGATTATGAAGCAATTCAGACTTCATGGTCTTCTTGAATCTCTCCCACATCACCCGGAAATCCTCCAACCCCGTGGGGATCGGGAGTTCCGGCCGAATTCCCCGCAGCCCTCAACCCCCTTTATCTCATCTCCTCTTTCGTCTGGAAAGAAGTTCTTTGTGTCATGGGACAGAGCTTCTAGCTAGTGAAGAAGCTAAACTGCCAGAAAGTTTGGGGAGGACGCGACGTTCCCACATCAACCTGCCCCGTCGATCGTATTTTTATCCTCCAACCCCCAACTGTTAACCTCCATCTTCACATCAGGACTGGAGAATCCAcccttcctttttttcttggtCGTACATTTCGTCGCGAAAATGCCTTTGGGAATTTTAGAAGACACCAAACTGGAGAACGTTCCGGGTACTGCACCCTTGAACGAGTTTGGCCAGGACAACGCCTACTCAGGCATCGACCCTGCTCTCCTGAAACATGACCAGACGGGCAAAATCGTGCTTGTCCCTCAACCATCGGATTCACCCAATGATCCCTACAATTGGCCGCGATTGAAGAAGGAGCTCTTCACTGTCGCGTTcggctggggttgtggttgcACAGGAGGTATGGCGGTCCAAATACGATTTATGCGTTCAATTTTCAATCTAACTCTCCCCCAGCTGTCGGTCCCCTTCTAGGAGCAGCCTTCGTCCCTCTTGCTGAACAGTTTGGCGTCCCTCTTAACACTTTTGTCTCCGGTGTGCAAGGGAGTACAATCGCCGCCGTTGCTGTGGGAAGTTTGTTGTTCAACTGTCTCGCAGTCAAGTATGGCAAACGTCCAATCTATCTGATTACGACCATCGGAATGATGGTAGCATGTTTCTGGGCTGCTGCGGCCAAAAGCTTCGCTTCATTAGTAGCAGCGCGTGTCCTCAGTGGTTTATGTATGGGTCCGTTCGAGGCATTAGTTCCGGCGTCTATTGGAGATGTCTGGTTTGTCCATGAACGTGGTTTTCGTACAGCCATTTTTAATCTCGGGGTGCTAGGCGGTATTAATCTTGCGACTCCTATAGGTAAATATTTATCCCTATTCAGTTGCCGAGATTCTTCATACTAACCTTATACAGCCGGAGCCGTCATCCAGTATGGGGATTATAAAATCTGTCTGAACGGGATGGGCGGTGCCTTTGCGTTAGCCCTCATCATGGTATTCTTCTGGATGCCAGAGACCGCATACGTACGCACAGATGCATTGAGCATTGATGCCGGCTATGACCTCGTATGTCTACTATTCATTCCTGCCTCGGCTTCTTAGCACTACCTAACCATGCAACTATAGAGCTCACTagaaaacaaaccaaacGCCAAACACCTTGAAGCCTCAGGAAACCCAGTGTCAGCATCAGAGAATGAACCGCGCATCTCATACTTGCGTGAACTTCTCCCGTACAGCGGCTATGTCAACCACATTTCCTTCTGGAACACACTCATCCGTCCTGCCTACCTCGTTGCTTCTCCCGCAGTTGTATGGGCTGTCATCCTCTTCACAACCTGTATCTCGTGGCTAGTCCTTATCTCGCTCACCATCTCTCAAATTTTCTCCGCCCCGCCATACAGCTTTTCCGTCGGTGCAGTCGGCGCCACTAACGTCTCGTCCTTCGTCGCGTCTCTTATCGGGACCCTCGTTGCAGGTCCCCTGGTCGACGGTGTTGCGAGCAGGCTCTCCAAAATCAACCAAGGAATTTTCGGTAAATACCCTTCATACTCCCTTTACATTGAACAATCCACTAATCAAGTGTACCAATGAACAGAACCCGAATTCCGCCTTCCCGTCATGGTTACTTACCTTTTCTTCACCGCAACCGGCTTCTTCGCTTGGGGCCAGTCCCTCTACGCCGTCGACCCCTGGCCGGTCCCTGTAATCGTATGTCTGGGCCTCATCAACCTTGGCGTGCAACTTGGCACCACGGGGGTCGTAACGTACGTCGTCGACTGTCACCGTGAGAAAGCAAGCGAGGCTTTTGCGACGATGAACTTTGTCAAAAACATTTTTTCCTTCGGTCTGACCTTCTACGTTAATGGGTGGATCGAGACTCAGGGTGTCAGGAATTGTTTCTTTACCATTGGCGGTATTACGATTGGGGTTACTCTACTAACTGTGCCGATGTATAtctgggggaagaggagTCGGAGTTGGGTGCATCGGCATCGGATTGCGGAGAGATTGTAACCGGCTTCGTCGATGCCTTTTTATTCACCCTCCTCGAGTACCTACTTCAACGTTATCCGGTATGGTGGAATTAACCAAATAGGCAGGTCACTGAGAAGCGGGTTTTGGTAATGGGATTGATGTACCGGATTGATATCTTCTTGTAGCTCTTTTTATTCCCCTGTTTATAATTACAATTCAACGTATAGAAGCACTTGattatctttttttactGGCTATATATAGCCCTAATCTCGTTCCTGGTTTACTCCAAGCAACTACTGTGCCTATCCATTTGGCTCACGAACCCTATTACCCAGAGGTACAGTTCACCTGCAGAAGACTCTCGTCAACCTAGATGGTCTTGTTAGCTATGACCTACTCTATATCGAACAGGGTGGATATGGCTTACATTCGTGCAAACAAAGTCGTTCGTACCGCTTGGGCTAACGACATCAATGTCTTCGACATAGATATCCGAACACACCTGCACAATTCCTCTTGTTAGCAAAATAGAttccttttccctcttcgaagaagaccttcaagaaaagaaagcaaaacaTACATCCGGACTCGAACAAACAATCGTCCCAACATTCGGATCCTGCGCCTCGGAAGTCGTGCCGTACATATTGGAAATATGAATGTCGGAGATGGTCAAGTTGCTCTGTTCGCCTGTTAGCAATCTCCCACATCGATACCGTTTATAGAAGTCAAGAGTCACAGGACAGGGGCGGAATCCCATACCGGATACTCATTACACAACGTCAAGTTCTTCTGCCCATAGCATTGCGTTATTTCAATTGCCCAGTCCACATTTTCAATGTACATCTCCTCGTATGTGATATTTGACACGGAGCCGAGACCACCACCGCCCTGGAGGTCCTCGGACATGGCAGATGCGACTCCAGGCCAAACCTTGATGCGGGCCATGTCCTGGTGTTTGTT encodes:
- a CDS encoding putative phenol monooxygenase (COG:C,H;~EggNog:ENOG410PG2K;~InterPro:IPR036188,IPR002938,IPR036249,IPR038220, IPR012941;~PFAM:PF07976,PF01494;~go_function: GO:0071949 - FAD binding [Evidence IEA]), producing the protein MPVFTEFSASSRELRVLPSFAPPLPRLSPTFTKSPAASQAPQQEESQAQEKYEVVIVGAGPAGLMLNLLLARYGLNDDSLLCVDAKPGTLKSGQADGLQPRTLEVLKSLGLADEILNDGCHMEEVAFWNPTGKTEGEVIERTSIVPDVSVPARFQHEVTIHQGRIERILETDLLRYSKRGVQRNTKLVDVRIDEEGDGEFPVVAEIEVQEAQGKNVRRTVRSKYIVGADGAHSNVRRCMGLSLEGESLDHIWGVVDLVIDTDFPDIRRRTAIHSPAGSVMVIPRERIATGDYLTRLYVQVPEIEIEAGDDRDAKEGAKARRAGVTLESIFQHAADAFKPYYIRPKQDGAVDWWAAYQIGQRVSDQFTVKDSKGINRVFIAGDACHTHSPKAGQGMNVSMMDSYNLAWKLIYSIHGLTPGAIESSKVDPILDTYHLERHTIAQQLIDFDRAFSSMFSGKIGPEDGIGQLTHEQFLEVFSTGNGFTSGCGIEYPENVTVEKTPAKNPIKGTDYLHGILYPGRRLLNVRVKRFADGNRRDLHDDFLSTGRFRILVLTASDLLNPSGTSAKTLSAISSSILPHFPPSVIEQVVIHPRLPNTSSKGFMWRDLPREIKEHSEMRFYSGYELSDDVFAVYGVEESKGALAVVRPDGYIGAVAALDDVESVKGYLGRCVRTI
- a CDS encoding flavin-containing monooxygenase (COG:Q;~EggNog:ENOG410PG7R;~InterPro:IPR020946,IPR036188;~PFAM:PF07992,PF13434,PF13450;~go_function: GO:0004499 - N,N-dimethylaniline monooxygenase activity [Evidence IEA];~go_function: GO:0050660 - flavin adenine dinucleotide binding [Evidence IEA];~go_function: GO:0050661 - NADP binding [Evidence IEA];~go_process: GO:0055114 - oxidation-reduction process [Evidence IEA]), yielding MMRRLSRALGRSSPEQKVEKVATQANGASEHHGVTNGVAAKAEEPEPWLVEERSIDASRPMRVVVIGSGISGIISSIRLRQRIDKLDLQVYEKNADIGGTWLENRYPGCACDIPAHTYQATFEPNKEWSTFYAAAPEIHKYWKGVSEKYGCEKHIKFKHQVVSATWDGVRSKWTLKVKNIDNDEIVEDQCDVVVSASGALNEWKWPTIPGLHDFKGKLMHSANWDESYDYSGKRVAVIGNGSSGIQIVPGMLPKVTHLDHYIRGRTWLSPTFAREQVDKRNSELENFSFTPEEIETFKKDHSAYQKFRKEIETELQSVHGCTLVGSPEQLGATAFFTENMKRRLRNKPELVEELLPSFAPACRRLTPGPGYLEALTDDKVDIISSPILKIVEDGVVTEDGKHHPTDVLVCATGFNTTFTPRFPIIGKDGLSLAKRWEETPENYLSLAVDGFPNYFICLGPNAALGEGNLLLLIENGIDYITRCVEKMQRDNIRTIDVQKKAVAQFRRHCDQYFSRTVFGMECRSWYKGGESNGRVVALWPGSSLHAMKVLSSPRWEDYTYEYVNDNPNGWIGDGWVEDERNKIIKVDYLDDDRIDFPTTVIDRESLVKGNKG